From the Thermus brockianus genome, the window CATGGCGTACATGGCGGTGAGCACCGCCACCAGGAGCGCCCCCACGTAAAAGCCCACCCCGCCGAAGGGGTAGGTGAGGGTGGCGGTGAGGATGGCGTCCTTGGACCAGAAGCCGGAAAGGAGGGGTAGGCCTCCCAGGGCCAGGGCGCCGATGAGCCCATGCCAGCGGGTCAGGGGCAGGTGGCGCCAGAGCCCGCCCATCCGGCGCACGTCCTGTTCCCCGCCCAGGGCGTGGATCACGCTCCCCGAGGCCAGGAAGAGGAGGGCCTTGAAGAAGGCGTGGGTGAAGACGTGGAAAAGCGCCACCCAGTAGGCCCCCACCCCCGCCGCCAGGAACATGTACCCGAGCTGGCTGATGGTGGAGTAGGCGACGATTTTCTTGATATCGGTTTGCCCGAAGGCGGAAAGGGCCCCGTAGAAGGCGGTGAGGAGGCCGATGACGGCGATGGTGTAGGAAACGTCGGGCAGCACGCTATAGAGGAAGGAGCTCCGGGCGACGAGGTAGACCCCGGCGGTCACCATGGTGGCGGCGTGGATGAGGGCGGAAACCGGGGTGGGGCCGGCCATGGCGTCGGGAAGCCAGACCATGAGGGGCACCTGGGCGCTTTTGCCCACGGCCCCGAGGAAGAGGAAAAGCCCCGCCAGGGCCAGGAGGGAGGGATTCTTCAGGGGGCCTTCCAGGGCTTCCTTGAGCTCGGAGATGGAAAGCGTCCCGTAGAGCGCCCAAAGGATGGCCATGCCCAGGAGGAAGCCCAGGTCGCCGATGCGGTTCACGATGAAGGCCTTGCGGGCGCTATCGGCGTACTGGGTGTTCTTGTACCAGAAGCCGATGAGGAGGAAGCTCGCCAGGCCCACCCCTTCCCAGCCGATGAACATCACCGGGTAGCTATCCGCCAGGACCAGGGTGAGCATCATGGCGATGAAGAGGTTGAAGTAGGCGAAGAAGCGGCTATAGCCCGGGTCCCCGTGCATGTAGCCGATGGCGTACACGTGGATGAGGAAGCCCACCCCGGTGACGATGAGGAGCATGAAGCCGGAGAGGTTGTCTAGGAGAAGGCTAAAGGGGATGCCGGGAAGCCACTCCGCCTCAAAGCGGGCCCCACCCCCCAAGAGGAGCCCCGTGCCCACCAGGAAGGAAAGGAACACCAGGGCAGAGGCGATGACCCCGGGAAGGGGTTCCCGCATCCGTTTGCCGAAGAGCCCCAGGAGGGCGAAGCCCAGAAGGGGCAGGAGGATGGTGGATAGCAGCGCCATGCTTACCCCCTAAGCTCCGATAGGTCGTCCACCGCCGTGCTTTCCCGGTGGCGGAAGATGGCCACGATGAGCCCCAGGCCCACCGCCACCTCGGCGGCGGCGATGGCGATGACCATGAGGGCGGCCACCTGCCCTTCCAGCCCGTGGGCCTTGGCGAAGCCCACCAGGGAGAGGTTGGCGGCGTTCAGCATGAGCTCAATGGAGAGGAAGACCAATATGGCGGTCCTGCGGGTGAGGACGCCATAGACCCCGAGGGCGAAGAGGAGGGCCGAGGCGAAAAGGTAGCTCATCGGAGCACCTCCTCCTTGCGCTCCTCGGGGCGCAGGGCGTCTAGGGAGCGGCTGGGTTGCACCAGGGCCACCGCCACCACCGTGGCCGCCATGAGGAGGAAGCCCACGGCGAGGAGGACGAGGAGCCAGTCCCCGTAGAGGAGGGGCCCCAGGGCCTGGGGGAGCCCTCCCTGGAGGTCCTGGGTGAGGGCGAGCTTCAGGCCCAGGAACCCGGAGAGGAGGATCCCCGCCACCCCCAAGGCCAGGAGGGCGGCCAAGGGCTTGGAGCGCACCAAGGGGTCAAAGCCCACCTCGCCTTGGGCGGCGAAGAGGAGCATGATGACGAAGAGGAAGAGGACCACGATGGCCCCGGCGTAGACGATGATCTGGATGAACCCGAGAAAGCGGGCATCCAGGGCCACGTACACCCCGGCCAGGACCAGGAAGTTGGCGATGAGGGCCAAGGCGGCGTGGATGGCGTTCCTCAGGGTCACCACCAGAAGCCCGGTGGCGAGGAGGAGGAGGAGGGCCAAGGCTTCCCAGGGGCTCACCGCTTCCCTCCTTCCGTGGGGGCCTTGAAGCCCTCCAGCTCGGGCCTAACGTAGGGCACCACGTAGCCCGGCTTCACCGCCTTCCCGGTCATCTTGGCCTCGCGCCGCTGGGGCTTGGTGCCCACCACGTCCACCAGCATGTCCTCCTTGCCGTAGATCAGGTCGGAGTACTGGTAGTCCGCCATCTCAAAGTCGTAGCCAAGAACGATGGCCCCCGTGGGGCAGGCCTCCTCGCAGAGGCCGCAGAAGATGCACCGGAGCATGTTGATCTCGTAGACCTTGGCGTAGCGCTCCCCAGCGGAGATGGGGTTTTCCGGGTCGTTTTCGGCGGGTTCCACGTAGATGGCGTAGGCGGGGCAGGCGGCGGCGCAGAGGGAGCAGCCGATGCACTTCTCCAGGCCGTTGGGGTGGCGGGTGAGGACGTGCCGCCCGTGGAAGCGGGGTTTTAGGGCCACGGGGGCGTCGGGGTAGGGGACGGTCACCGGCTTGGAGAAGAGGTACTTCAGGGTGATGCCGAGGCTTTGCGCTAGGGCTTTTAGGGTCATGCGCCACCTCCTTTGCGCACGGGCTTGGGGCTATAGAAGAGGGCCCCGAGGAGGGCGAGGAAGCTTAGGGCGGAGAGGTAGACGAGGTAGACCCGGGGCAGGTCCAAGGCCACCACGAGGGCGGTGACCAAGAACCAGAAAAGGGCCACGGGGAAGAGGAACCCCCAGCCGAAGCGGAGAAGCTGGTCGTAGCGGAGGCGGAACCAGGTGGCCCGGATCCAGATGAAGACGAAGAGGAAGAAGGCGATCTTGAGGAACATCCAGAGGTAGGGGACGTTGAGGAAGGGCATGGTCCAGCCCCCTAGGAAGAGGGTGGGGATGAGGGCGCTAGCGGTGATGAAGTGGATGTACTCCGTCATCTGGAAAAGCGCCCATTTGATGGAGCTGTATTCCGTGTGGTAGCCGCCCACCAGCTCCTGCTCCGCCTCGGGGAGGTCAAAGGGGGTGCGGGCGGCCTCGGCCAGGGCGGCGATGGCGTAGACCAAGAAGGCGGGGAAGGCGTAGAGGAAAAGCCAGCCGTTTTCCTTTTGCCAGTTGACGATGTCGTTCAGGCTGAGGCTCCCCACGAGAAGCACCGGGGCGAGGAGGGCGATGCCGAGGCCGAGCTCGTAGGAGATGAGGCTAGCGGAGGAGCGCAGGGAGCCCAGGAGGCTATACTTGCTCCCCGAGGCCCACCCCGCCAGGAAGATGCCGTAGATGGCCATCTCGCTCACGGCGAAGAGGTAGAGGATCCCTAGGTCCAGGTTCACCACCCAGGGGTGGAAGCCGAAAAAGCTCCCAGGCGGGCCGAAGGGGATGGCCCCGAAGGCCAGGAGGGCGAAGACCACCCCGAGGAGGGGGGCGAGGACGAAGAGGACCTTGTCGGCCCGCTCCACCACCAGGTCTTCCTTGAAGATGCTCTTGATGGCGTCGGCGATGGGTTGGAAGAGGCCGAAGGGTCCCACCCGGTTCGGGCCCATGCGGATCTGGAAGCGGGCGAGGAGCCGCCTTTCAATGAGGGTCATGAAGGCGAAGGCGGTGAGGAGGCCCACCACCACCAGAAAGGCTTTGAGGGCCACCATCCAGTAGGGGTCCTGGGGGTACGGGTTCACGCTTCACCTCCTGTGGGGACCAGGATTCGGGCCTCCAGCCTCCTGCCGGCCCAGGGGCCCCGGGCGGAGAGGTAGTAAAGGCCCTTGGGCACGTCCTCCCGGTGGACCACCCGGGCCTTCTGCGGGCCCAGGGGGGTTTCCACCTCCACCAGGGCCCCTTCCAAGAGGGCCTCGAGGCGGGCCGTCTCCGGGTGGACCCAAAGCTCCAGGGAGGCGGCTTCCACCGCCTTGCCCACGGCCTGGTGGGCCTTCCACATGGTGGGGCGGAGGTAGAGGTTGCCCTTCTCCTCCCTGGGCCTGAGCGCCTTGGTGCGGAAGGAAAGGAGGCCCATGGCCTCGGGCACCTTCTTGGCCTTAAG encodes:
- a CDS encoding NADH-quinone oxidoreductase subunit J produces the protein MSPWEALALLLLLATGLLVVTLRNAIHAALALIANFLVLAGVYVALDARFLGFIQIIVYAGAIVVLFLFVIMLLFAAQGEVGFDPLVRSKPLAALLALGVAGILLSGFLGLKLALTQDLQGGLPQALGPLLYGDWLLVLLAVGFLLMAATVVAVALVQPSRSLDALRPEERKEEVLR
- the nuoL gene encoding NADH-quinone oxidoreductase subunit L; its protein translation is MALLSTILLPLLGFALLGLFGKRMREPLPGVIASALVFLSFLVGTGLLLGGGARFEAEWLPGIPFSLLLDNLSGFMLLIVTGVGFLIHVYAIGYMHGDPGYSRFFAYFNLFIAMMLTLVLADSYPVMFIGWEGVGLASFLLIGFWYKNTQYADSARKAFIVNRIGDLGFLLGMAILWALYGTLSISELKEALEGPLKNPSLLALAGLFLFLGAVGKSAQVPLMVWLPDAMAGPTPVSALIHAATMVTAGVYLVARSSFLYSVLPDVSYTIAVIGLLTAFYGALSAFGQTDIKKIVAYSTISQLGYMFLAAGVGAYWVALFHVFTHAFFKALLFLASGSVIHALGGEQDVRRMGGLWRHLPLTRWHGLIGALALGGLPLLSGFWSKDAILTATLTYPFGGVGFYVGALLVAVLTAMYAMRWFVLVFLGEERGHHHPHEAPAVMLWPNHLLALGSVLAGYLALPHPLPNALEPFLKPALAEVEAHHLSLGAEWGLIALSALVALLGLWLGYTFFQRKAFPAWYLAFERASRESFYVDQIYNALLVNPLKALAEALLQGDFGLLRGYFGLGGAVRGLGQGTARLQAGYLRVYALLFVLGVLVLLGVMRW
- the nuoK gene encoding NADH-quinone oxidoreductase subunit NuoK, translating into MSYLFASALLFALGVYGVLTRRTAILVFLSIELMLNAANLSLVGFAKAHGLEGQVAALMVIAIAAAEVAVGLGLIVAIFRHRESTAVDDLSELRG
- the nuoH gene encoding NADH-quinone oxidoreductase subunit NuoH, with protein sequence MVALKAFLVVVGLLTAFAFMTLIERRLLARFQIRMGPNRVGPFGLFQPIADAIKSIFKEDLVVERADKVLFVLAPLLGVVFALLAFGAIPFGPPGSFFGFHPWVVNLDLGILYLFAVSEMAIYGIFLAGWASGSKYSLLGSLRSSASLISYELGLGIALLAPVLLVGSLSLNDIVNWQKENGWLFLYAFPAFLVYAIAALAEAARTPFDLPEAEQELVGGYHTEYSSIKWALFQMTEYIHFITASALIPTLFLGGWTMPFLNVPYLWMFLKIAFFLFVFIWIRATWFRLRYDQLLRFGWGFLFPVALFWFLVTALVVALDLPRVYLVYLSALSFLALLGALFYSPKPVRKGGGA
- the nuoI gene encoding NADH-quinone oxidoreductase subunit NuoI, with translation MTLKALAQSLGITLKYLFSKPVTVPYPDAPVALKPRFHGRHVLTRHPNGLEKCIGCSLCAAACPAYAIYVEPAENDPENPISAGERYAKVYEINMLRCIFCGLCEEACPTGAIVLGYDFEMADYQYSDLIYGKEDMLVDVVGTKPQRREAKMTGKAVKPGYVVPYVRPELEGFKAPTEGGKR